One Cucurbita pepo subsp. pepo cultivar mu-cu-16 chromosome LG20, ASM280686v2, whole genome shotgun sequence genomic window carries:
- the LOC111782519 gene encoding probable UDP-arabinopyranose mutase 2, with protein sequence MADSKVSPVPLLKDELDIVIPTIRNLDFLEMWRPFFQPYHLIIVQDGDPSKVINVPQGFDYELYNRNDINRILGPKASCISFKDSACRCFGYMVSKKKYIYTIDDDCFVAKDPSGKNINALEQHIKNLLTPATPHFFNTLYDPYREGADFVRGYPFSLREGVPTAVSHGLWLNIPDYDAPTQLVKPLERNTRYVDAVLTIPKSTLFPMCGMNLAFDRELIGPAMYFGLMGDGQPIGRYDDMWAGWCMKVICDHLGFGVKTGLPYIWHSKASNPFVNLKKEYKGIYWQEELIPFFQAVKLPVECTTVQECYIELSKQVKAKLGGIDEYFDKLADAMVTWIEAWDELNPSGSKAASQSA encoded by the exons ATGGCGGATTCGAAAGTTTCTCCGGTGCCCCTGCTGAAAGATGAGCTCGATATAGTGATACCCACCATCCGAAACCTTGATTTTCTGGAGATGTGGAGGCCCTTTTTCCAGCCTTACCATCTCATCATTGTTCAGGACGGTGACCCCTCTAAGGTCATTAACGTCCCCCAGGGTTTCGATTACGAGCTCTACAATCGCAACGACATCAATCGGATTCTGGGTCCTAAAGCCTCTTGCATTTCCTTCAAGGATTCTGCCTGCCGCTGCTTTGGCTACATGGTCTCCAAGAAGAAGTATATCTATACCATTGATGATGACTGTTTC GTTGCAAAGGACCCATCAGGCAAGAACATCAATGCACTTGAGCAGCATATCAAGAACCTTCTGACCCCAGCTACACCGCACTTCTTCAATACCTTGTACGACCCATACCGTGAGGGTGCTGACTTCGTCCGTGGATATCCATTTAGTCTCCGGGAAGGTGTCCCAACCGCAGTGTCTCATGGCCTGTGGCTCAACATCCCGGATTATGATGCACCCACCCAGCTCGTGAAGCCTCTCGAGAGAAATACAAG ATATGTAGATGCAGTCTTGACCATTCCAAAGTCAACCCTCTTCCCCATGTGTGGTATGAATCTGGCATTTGACCGTGAGCTGATCGGTCCAGCGATGTACTTTGGTCTCATGGGTGATGGTCAGCCAATTGGACGCTACGACGATATGTGGGCTGGCTGGTGCATGAAG GTTATATGCGACCATCTAGGGTTCGGAGTGAAGACGGGATTGCCCTACATTTGGCACAGCAAAGCAAGCAACCCATTTGTGAACCTGAAGAAAGAATACAAGGGAATCTATTGGCAAGAAGAACTAATACCATTTTTCCAAGCTGTTAAACTTCCAGTAGAATGCACCACAGTGCAGGAATGCTACATCGAACTCTCCAAGCAAGTTAAAGCAAAACTCGGTGGCATCGACGAATACTTCGACAAGCTTGCAGATGCCATGGTCACTTGGATTGAAGCATGGGATGAGCTGAACCCATCAGGCAGTAAAGCTGCCAGCCAATCTGCCTAA